In one Planktothrix tepida PCC 9214 genomic region, the following are encoded:
- a CDS encoding hybrid sensor histidine kinase/response regulator has translation MHISQGQNEKATILVVDDTPDNLTFISGLLKDDYRVKVANNGEKALTIAQSANPPDLILLDIMMPGLDGYEVCRQLKANPQTQDIPIIFLTAKSSIEDERKGLELGATDYITKPVSPPILMARVKTQLRLKASYDHLRDLLSFREDMVNMMVHDLRNPITSILLAAELLMKYSTVPPEKLQKKLDQILKGVRQLRSLVDELLLRAKLESSKLVLERQEVDLCELCTSAITDLQEIATQNNLKLIAKMPQVNHRLVNIDPSLFRRTLDNLLSNAIKFSPHDSEIILTVDYPGEQGARVQVADFGPGVNDNLRQSIFEKYEIGTPMKGISQTGLGLAFCKLVAEAHGGRISVVDNTPQGSIFIIEIDH, from the coding sequence ATGCACATCTCTCAAGGCCAGAATGAAAAAGCGACCATTTTAGTCGTAGATGATACCCCGGATAACCTGACTTTTATCAGTGGACTGCTGAAGGATGATTATCGGGTCAAGGTTGCTAACAATGGTGAAAAAGCATTGACAATTGCTCAGTCAGCTAATCCCCCTGATTTGATCCTCCTTGATATTATGATGCCTGGTTTGGATGGTTATGAGGTTTGTCGCCAGCTTAAGGCTAACCCACAAACTCAGGATATCCCGATTATCTTTCTGACGGCTAAATCGAGCATTGAGGATGAGCGTAAAGGCTTAGAGTTGGGCGCGACTGACTATATTACAAAACCTGTTAGCCCGCCAATTCTCATGGCTAGGGTTAAAACCCAACTCAGGCTAAAAGCATCTTATGACCATCTTCGAGACTTGCTGAGTTTCCGTGAAGATATGGTTAATATGATGGTTCATGACTTACGAAATCCAATTACCAGTATTCTCTTAGCCGCAGAATTGCTGATGAAATATTCCACCGTACCCCCCGAAAAACTTCAGAAAAAGCTGGATCAGATTTTGAAAGGGGTACGACAGCTGCGATCTTTGGTGGATGAATTACTTTTAAGGGCTAAATTAGAATCGAGTAAATTAGTTCTTGAACGTCAAGAGGTAGACCTGTGTGAACTTTGTACCTCGGCCATTACAGACTTACAAGAAATTGCCACTCAAAATAATTTAAAACTGATTGCCAAAATGCCTCAAGTGAATCACCGTCTGGTGAATATTGATCCCTCTCTATTTCGTCGCACCCTTGACAATTTGCTATCCAATGCGATTAAGTTTTCACCCCATGATAGTGAAATTATCCTCACAGTTGATTACCCAGGTGAACAAGGTGCTAGAGTTCAGGTTGCTGATTTTGGACCAGGGGTGAATGATAATTTACGACAAAGCATTTTTGAAAAATATGAAATTGGAACTCCCATGAAAGGAATTAGCCAAACTGGATTAGGTTTAGCGTTTTGCAAACTTGTGGCGGAGGCTCATGGCGGCAGGATTTCCGTTGTTGATAATACACCTCAAGGTTCAATCTTCATTATTGAAATTGACCATTAA
- a CDS encoding NAD+ synthase, translating to MKIAIAQLNPTVGDLTLNAQRILDAAEKAVEAGCHLLLTTELSLTGYPPRDLLIRPSFIEATEKKLQQLAIDLPPKIAVLVGTIQQNLDYQTKGGNPIFNSAALLEKGEIKQYFKKRLLPTYDVFDEDRYFEPGLESDFFYLEENLKIGVTICEDLWNDELFWGKRNYPCNPFQDLANLDVDLVVNLSASPYQVGKQKFRQSLISHTAKRYNLPILYANQVGGNDDLIFDGCSFAFNKNGDKILSLKPFETDFAVIEFDTQTQDLVANFSQNQDINLIENEDQEIWSALVLGVKDYVHKCGFSKVVLGLSGGIDSSLVAAIATEALGAENVLGVLMPSPYSSDHSIQDALELANHLGIQTQTLPIGDLMQTFDQTLEPMFTGTSFGLAEENLQSRIRGTLLMAVSNKFGHLLLTTGNKSEMAVGYCTLYGDMNGGLAVIADVPKTRVYSLCSWLNQYYGKEIIPHHVLVKPPSAELKPGQVDQDSLPPYEILDDILYRLVEKHQSLTEIVEAGQVETVVKKVIRLVMIAEFKRRQAAPGLKISDRAFGTGWRMPIAKALNW from the coding sequence ATGAAAATTGCGATCGCTCAACTTAACCCAACGGTTGGAGACTTAACGCTCAATGCTCAACGAATATTAGACGCAGCAGAAAAAGCGGTTGAAGCGGGATGTCATCTATTATTAACGACAGAATTATCCTTAACAGGATATCCTCCCAGAGATTTATTAATTCGCCCGAGTTTTATTGAGGCGACAGAGAAAAAATTACAGCAATTAGCAATAGATTTACCTCCTAAAATTGCCGTTTTAGTCGGAACAATTCAACAAAATTTAGATTATCAAACAAAAGGTGGCAACCCAATTTTTAATAGTGCTGCATTATTAGAAAAGGGTGAAATTAAACAGTATTTTAAGAAACGATTATTACCAACCTATGATGTTTTTGATGAGGATCGCTATTTTGAACCGGGGTTAGAAAGTGATTTTTTCTATTTAGAAGAAAACTTGAAAATTGGGGTAACAATTTGTGAGGATTTATGGAATGATGAACTATTCTGGGGAAAACGCAATTATCCTTGTAATCCGTTTCAAGATTTAGCGAATTTAGATGTAGATTTAGTCGTTAATTTATCGGCTTCACCTTATCAAGTGGGTAAGCAAAAATTTAGACAATCTTTAATTAGTCATACGGCAAAACGCTATAATCTTCCGATTTTATATGCAAATCAAGTCGGAGGAAATGATGATTTAATTTTTGATGGTTGTAGTTTTGCCTTTAATAAAAATGGCGATAAAATTTTAAGTTTAAAACCCTTTGAGACGGATTTTGCCGTTATAGAATTTGATACCCAAACCCAAGATTTAGTTGCTAATTTTTCTCAAAATCAAGACATAAATTTAATTGAGAATGAAGATCAAGAAATTTGGTCAGCGTTAGTTTTAGGGGTAAAAGATTATGTGCATAAATGTGGATTTTCTAAAGTAGTTTTAGGGTTAAGTGGAGGGATTGATTCTTCTTTAGTTGCAGCGATCGCAACGGAAGCATTAGGCGCAGAAAACGTTTTAGGGGTATTAATGCCATCTCCCTATAGTTCCGATCATTCCATTCAAGATGCTTTAGAATTAGCCAATCATTTAGGGATTCAAACCCAGACTTTACCCATTGGCGATTTAATGCAAACCTTTGATCAAACCTTAGAACCGATGTTTACAGGAACATCCTTTGGACTAGCTGAAGAAAACCTCCAATCTCGCATCCGAGGAACCTTATTAATGGCGGTTTCTAATAAATTTGGGCATTTATTATTAACCACTGGGAATAAATCAGAAATGGCGGTGGGATATTGTACCTTATATGGTGATATGAATGGAGGATTAGCGGTCATTGCAGATGTACCGAAAACCCGTGTTTATTCCTTATGTTCTTGGCTAAATCAATATTATGGAAAAGAAATAATTCCCCATCATGTATTAGTAAAACCGCCGAGTGCAGAACTCAAACCCGGACAGGTGGATCAAGATTCTTTACCTCCTTATGAAATTTTGGATGATATTTTATATCGTTTAGTTGAAAAACATCAATCCTTGACTGAAATTGTGGAAGCAGGACAGGTCGAAACGGTCGTTAAAAAAGTGATTCGATTAGTGATGATTGCTGAATTTAAACGTCGTCAAGCCGCACCCGGATTAAAAATTAGCGATCGCGCTTTTGGAACCGGATGGAGAATGCCCATTGCTAAAGCCCTTAATTGGTAA
- a CDS encoding NAD(P)-dependent alcohol dehydrogenase, translated as MKAIVINQYGAPDVLRYEDIPTPTIKPDQVLVKIHASSINPVDWKIRQGLLQPLSGYNFPKVLGCDLSGEVVEVGEKATSWRVGDQVYTFVNPLFGGAYAEYVAVNATNLTYKPQNMTYSEAAGVPVAGLTALQGLLDLGQLRPGQRVLINGASGGVGTFAVQIAAVMNAEVTGVCGTANVEIVKRLGAHTVIDYTQEDFTQQQIQYDIIFDAVGKQSFFNCEKVLKPDGIYISTLPTVDNMGATLQTLFFSNQKCKLVLAQPSRRDLDALRDLIATGKVKTIIDRTYSLSDLAEAHTYSEMGRTVGKIVITVNEGLQTINID; from the coding sequence ATGAAAGCAATTGTTATCAATCAATACGGAGCACCCGATGTGCTTCGTTATGAAGATATTCCCACCCCAACGATTAAACCGGATCAAGTTTTAGTCAAAATTCATGCCAGTAGTATTAATCCTGTAGATTGGAAAATTAGGCAGGGATTATTACAACCCTTATCCGGCTACAATTTCCCCAAAGTTTTAGGATGTGATTTATCTGGGGAAGTGGTGGAAGTGGGGGAAAAAGCAACAAGCTGGCGGGTTGGAGATCAAGTTTATACCTTCGTTAATCCCTTATTTGGAGGGGCTTATGCGGAGTATGTGGCTGTAAATGCTACCAATTTGACCTATAAACCCCAAAATATGACCTATAGCGAAGCCGCAGGGGTTCCGGTGGCGGGTCTGACGGCGTTACAGGGGTTGTTAGATTTAGGTCAATTGCGACCGGGACAACGGGTATTAATCAATGGTGCGTCTGGTGGTGTCGGAACCTTTGCGGTGCAAATTGCTGCGGTGATGAATGCAGAGGTAACGGGAGTTTGTGGGACGGCTAATGTTGAGATTGTGAAACGTTTAGGAGCCCATACCGTTATTGACTATACCCAAGAGGATTTTACTCAGCAACAAATTCAATATGATATTATTTTTGATGCGGTGGGTAAACAGTCCTTTTTTAATTGTGAAAAAGTTCTAAAACCGGATGGAATTTATATCTCAACATTACCAACGGTTGATAATATGGGAGCGACCCTACAAACGTTATTCTTTTCTAACCAAAAATGTAAATTAGTCTTAGCTCAACCCAGCCGTCGAGATTTAGATGCTTTACGAGATTTGATCGCAACGGGTAAAGTTAAAACAATCATTGATCGAACCTATTCCTTAAGTGATTTGGCTGAAGCTCATACTTATAGTGAAATGGGGCGAACTGTTGGCAAAATTGTGATTACGGTTAATGAAGGGTTACAAACCATTAATATTGATTGA
- the remA gene encoding extracellular matrix/biofilm regulator RemA produces MDIQLINIGFGNIISANRVIAIVSPESAPIKRIITDARDRGQLVDATYGRRTRAVIITDSSHVILSAIQPETVAHRFVIAKDGNSRDD; encoded by the coding sequence ATGGATATTCAGTTAATCAATATTGGTTTTGGTAATATTATCTCTGCAAATCGGGTGATTGCCATTGTTAGTCCTGAATCGGCCCCTATTAAGCGTATTATAACCGATGCACGCGATCGCGGACAGTTAGTCGATGCTACCTATGGACGTAGAACCAGAGCCGTGATTATCACCGATTCTAGCCATGTGATTCTCTCTGCCATTCAGCCGGAAACCGTTGCTCATCGGTTCGTGATAGCGAAAGATGGAAATTCTCGCGATGATTAA
- the gmk gene encoding guanylate kinase yields MKKGRLIVMTGPSGVGKGTLVRSLLNCHPDLHLSISVTTRSPRPGEINGQDYYFVDRHRFQEMVEQGELLEWAEFAGNCYGTPLIPVKEHIEAGTSVLLEIELEGARQIRRTFPSALRIFIMPPSIDELERRLRGRGQDSEDAIRRRLMRAKAEMDAANEFDFEVINDDLDFALQRLESVLYTPV; encoded by the coding sequence ATGAAAAAAGGCCGATTAATTGTAATGACAGGCCCTAGTGGGGTCGGGAAAGGCACCTTGGTTCGTTCCCTGCTCAACTGTCATCCTGACCTGCATTTATCCATTTCCGTAACAACTCGTTCTCCCCGTCCGGGTGAAATTAATGGACAAGACTACTATTTTGTAGATCGACATCGGTTTCAAGAGATGGTAGAACAGGGAGAGTTATTAGAATGGGCTGAATTTGCGGGTAATTGTTATGGAACACCCTTAATCCCGGTTAAAGAACATATTGAAGCGGGAACATCGGTTTTATTAGAAATAGAATTAGAAGGGGCTCGTCAAATTCGGCGCACATTTCCTTCCGCTTTACGAATTTTTATTATGCCTCCTTCCATTGATGAATTAGAACGTCGTTTACGCGGTCGAGGTCAGGATTCTGAAGATGCCATTCGACGGCGTTTAATGCGAGCAAAAGCAGAAATGGACGCGGCGAATGAGTTTGATTTTGAAGTGATTAATGATGATTTGGATTTCGCGTTACAACGATTAGAATCTGTGCTATATACGCCTGTTTAA
- a CDS encoding GNAT family N-acetyltransferase, producing MPEEEALKLNLVNGMATNVKSAEAYANLGRLQSQQEQWQAAIANYYHAIELNPNCSWFYHHLGDIFLKQEQWQEAINHYRRAIELNPNFPWSYHNLGNALLKLKSWEEAIQVYRKAIQLNAQFHWSYCNLGDALVQQKKWDLAITYYWNSLVVLHQTNQEQDFVIIATKLGETLESCLPETVDLVIAYYQNVIQKSQQYPEYQNIINFLNTNLKSWIKIADFFIHKHWMNAALILYSMAIEVYPDERFIKEKLKTISQKKNDLEKTIVLYHQNISKNPKKWSKYDDAIAAKPTVNYSYNPLAVNQKNGQFILSTDIDFDLDQLDQLFEAVGWMTRSHEQMKIALEHSFLAVTLWFVKDTQKQLIGFTRAVSDHVYNATLWDVVIHPNFQSQGLGKTLIQYTLEKLRQQNIENITLFAGSKAVNFYHNLGFITDPNGIKGMFWVSP from the coding sequence ATGCCAGAGGAAGAGGCTTTAAAACTCAACTTGGTCAATGGGATGGCAACAAATGTCAAGTCAGCTGAAGCTTATGCTAATTTAGGGCGTTTGCAGAGTCAGCAAGAACAATGGCAAGCTGCGATCGCAAATTATTATCATGCCATCGAATTAAATCCCAATTGCTCTTGGTTTTATCATCATTTAGGGGATATTTTCTTAAAACAAGAACAATGGCAAGAGGCGATTAATCATTATCGTCGCGCCATTGAACTGAATCCTAATTTTCCCTGGTCGTATCATAATTTGGGAAATGCTTTATTAAAATTAAAATCCTGGGAAGAAGCAATTCAGGTTTACCGTAAAGCTATTCAGTTAAATGCTCAATTTCATTGGTCTTATTGTAATTTAGGGGATGCGTTAGTTCAGCAAAAAAAGTGGGATTTAGCGATTACTTATTATTGGAATAGTTTGGTTGTTCTTCATCAAACCAATCAAGAACAGGATTTTGTGATTATTGCCACTAAATTAGGAGAAACCCTAGAATCTTGTTTACCGGAAACTGTTGATCTAGTGATCGCTTATTATCAAAACGTGATTCAGAAGAGTCAACAGTATCCTGAGTATCAAAATATTATTAATTTTCTAAATACTAATCTAAAATCATGGATTAAAATAGCAGATTTTTTCATCCATAAACATTGGATGAATGCTGCTTTAATTCTGTATTCAATGGCGATTGAAGTTTATCCTGATGAGCGGTTCATTAAAGAGAAATTAAAAACCATATCTCAGAAAAAGAATGATTTAGAAAAAACGATTGTTTTGTACCATCAAAATATTAGTAAAAATCCAAAAAAATGGTCTAAATATGATGATGCGATCGCTGCTAAACCCACTGTTAATTATTCTTATAATCCTTTAGCTGTGAATCAAAAAAACGGACAATTTATATTAAGTACGGATATCGATTTTGACTTAGACCAATTAGACCAACTCTTTGAAGCAGTGGGTTGGATGACTCGTTCCCATGAACAAATGAAAATTGCCCTAGAACACAGTTTTTTAGCCGTTACTCTTTGGTTTGTCAAAGATACCCAAAAACAATTAATAGGGTTTACACGGGCTGTTTCTGATCATGTTTATAATGCAACGTTGTGGGATGTGGTCATTCATCCCAATTTTCAAAGTCAAGGATTAGGAAAGACCCTAATTCAGTATACGTTAGAAAAACTGCGACAACAAAACATCGAAAATATCACCTTATTTGCAGGTTCAAAAGCGGTTAATTTCTATCATAATTTAGGGTTTATTACCGACCCTAATGGTATTAAAGGAATGTTTTGGGTTTCCCCCTAA
- a CDS encoding trypsin-like serine protease, translating into MSISIFKKLNVLVSTIASTTLSLVGVFVLFDINNKAESIVTSGDPNDYIVKPGAGYNGVVSIPIKIGSEMFGCSGSLLSSGRHILTAAQCFDNPFTPGLSTDTTILFDLPTGQIGIKANKIYIHPNWKDVFDFKSIEGDLAILELASVAPEAAERYDIYRNTDEVGQVGVKVGYGVSGQGNQGFDVTKFPFGVKRFGKNLYESGGEIFNSLDPSQFVPGTSLAYDFDNGNPENDGFGSIGIPDLGLGLQEVHGGTSPGGPTFINGLIAGMGSMFFCLGSANDNYTSCSSPPDIDNILLNTSFGEFGVDTRVSTYASYIDDVLGGKIKPTKTVPEPNMIFGTILTLGAFVLHSRFKQRKDKTTQSS; encoded by the coding sequence ATGTCAATATCTATCTTTAAAAAGCTTAACGTTTTGGTCTCTACAATCGCCTCAACTACCTTATCTTTAGTGGGAGTTTTTGTACTTTTTGATATTAATAATAAAGCTGAATCTATAGTAACTTCAGGCGATCCTAATGACTATATTGTTAAGCCTGGAGCTGGATATAATGGTGTTGTCTCTATACCAATTAAAATTGGTTCAGAAATGTTTGGTTGTTCAGGTTCGCTGTTATCTTCAGGACGACATATTTTGACAGCAGCCCAGTGTTTCGATAACCCTTTTACCCCTGGTTTATCGACTGATACAACGATATTATTTGACTTACCGACAGGTCAAATTGGCATCAAGGCTAATAAAATTTATATTCACCCAAATTGGAAAGATGTTTTTGATTTTAAGTCAATTGAAGGTGATCTCGCTATTCTTGAACTCGCATCTGTGGCACCGGAAGCTGCCGAACGATACGATATTTATCGCAATACCGATGAAGTTGGTCAAGTTGGTGTTAAAGTAGGATATGGGGTTTCGGGTCAAGGAAATCAAGGTTTTGACGTAACAAAATTCCCATTTGGAGTCAAGCGTTTCGGCAAAAATCTATATGAAAGTGGGGGAGAAATTTTCAATAGTTTAGATCCGTCTCAATTCGTCCCAGGTACATCTTTAGCCTATGATTTTGATAATGGCAACCCCGAAAATGATGGATTTGGAAGCATCGGTATTCCTGATTTAGGATTAGGTTTGCAAGAGGTTCATGGAGGAACAAGCCCAGGTGGCCCAACATTCATTAATGGGTTAATTGCAGGAATGGGATCCATGTTTTTTTGTTTGGGTAGTGCTAATGATAATTACACTAGCTGTTCAAGTCCTCCTGATATTGATAATATTCTTCTAAATACTAGTTTCGGAGAATTTGGTGTAGATACTCGCGTGTCAACTTATGCCAGCTATATTGATGATGTTTTAGGGGGAAAAATAAAACCAACTAAGACCGTTCCCGAACCAAATATGATCTTTGGTACTATCTTAACTTTGGGTGCTTTTGTGCTTCATTCCCGTTTCAAGCAAAGAAAAGATAAAACGACTCAATCTTCGTGA
- a CDS encoding helix-hairpin-helix domain-containing protein: MVKIISRKSLGTQPVYDIGVEQYHNFILSNGLVASNCFNKSHSMAYAYVTYETAYLKANYPVEYMAALLSANSGDTDKIQKYIESCQKSLEIEVIPPDINLSGMDFTPSDNSIIFGLSAIKNVGEGAIEHLLAERREGGEFKSYPDLCDRINLQVVNSRALEALIKCGALDKLNPNRRQAIDHLDKLISWAQSKAKDRAVGQQSIFDLLGGGTNTINTHEDAPKPAKLEDFTVQEKLQFEKELLGFYVSEHPLKSILESIIVEERVTLSELTGKKSKVKVVVVITSIKLHTTKKGDRMAFLQIEDLTGQMEAIVFPRTYQEIKTFPGENDVVLITGKIDKQEDKTQLIIDELQFANTLPRHEKLPTPLLEDLEIEESEFMVLLHLKIEEIYDLTRLQKLHALLKEQSSGNQQQANIPIVATVKGEFQHNYKGVCLGRDFWIQNAEATLNSLKSAGFDAEIKPKIEPTLSSIF, from the coding sequence ATGGTTAAAATTATTAGTCGCAAATCTTTAGGAACCCAACCAGTTTATGATATTGGCGTAGAACAATATCATAACTTTATTCTGAGTAATGGTTTAGTTGCTTCTAATTGCTTCAATAAATCCCATTCCATGGCTTATGCCTATGTCACCTATGAAACCGCTTATTTAAAAGCCAATTATCCCGTTGAATATATGGCGGCTTTATTAAGTGCTAATAGTGGGGATACGGATAAAATTCAAAAGTATATTGAATCTTGCCAAAAATCCCTCGAAATTGAGGTTATCCCCCCGGATATTAATCTTTCGGGTATGGATTTTACCCCCTCCGATAACAGTATTATTTTTGGACTTTCAGCGATTAAAAATGTAGGGGAAGGTGCGATTGAACATTTATTAGCAGAGCGTCGAGAAGGGGGAGAATTTAAAAGTTATCCTGATTTATGCGATCGCATTAATTTACAAGTTGTCAATAGCCGTGCTTTAGAAGCATTAATTAAATGTGGTGCTTTAGATAAATTGAACCCCAACCGTCGCCAAGCTATTGATCATTTAGATAAATTAATTTCTTGGGCGCAAAGTAAAGCTAAAGATCGGGCTGTTGGTCAACAAAGTATCTTTGATCTTTTAGGGGGAGGAACAAATACAATTAACACCCATGAAGATGCACCAAAACCTGCAAAACTGGAAGATTTTACAGTTCAAGAAAAACTACAATTTGAGAAAGAATTACTGGGATTTTATGTTTCTGAACATCCTTTAAAATCCATCTTAGAATCTATTATTGTAGAGGAACGAGTTACTTTATCAGAATTAACGGGTAAAAAATCAAAAGTTAAAGTCGTTGTTGTGATTACCTCGATTAAACTGCATACCACTAAAAAAGGCGATCGCATGGCATTTTTACAAATTGAAGATTTAACCGGACAAATGGAGGCGATTGTTTTCCCCCGAACCTATCAAGAAATAAAGACTTTTCCGGGTGAAAATGATGTGGTTTTAATTACAGGAAAAATTGATAAACAGGAAGATAAAACTCAGTTAATTATTGATGAATTGCAATTCGCCAATACTCTCCCTCGTCATGAAAAACTCCCAACTCCTTTATTAGAAGATTTGGAAATAGAGGAATCAGAATTTATGGTGCTTTTACATTTAAAAATTGAGGAAATTTATGATTTAACTCGCTTGCAAAAACTTCATGCACTCCTCAAAGAACAATCATCGGGTAATCAACAACAAGCTAATATTCCTATTGTGGCTACAGTGAAGGGAGAATTCCAACATAATTATAAAGGGGTTTGTTTAGGTCGTGACTTCTGGATACAAAATGCTGAAGCCACTCTGAATTCCTTAAAATCTGCTGGGTTTGATGCTGAAATTAAACCGAAAATAGAACCAACTCTTTCTTCTATTTTTTAA
- a CDS encoding ATP-dependent helicase, with protein MTDDFDLDQVSSSDSISTPETELTVSDGTTTNSLENIEKVRAFRSEKIKEIYQSLRPGQQQMADWNGGPLAISAVPGAGKSTGMAVAAALAIAHYQLHARHQLVIVTFTRSAAANIRAKIIEKLKELKLPLGGFVVHTLHGLALNIALRHPELSGLNLENVTLILPTPSNRITRTCVEQWIAANPRHYQRLIEGVQFDGEETERLRRQSVLRTEILPNLAWKVIQEAKSSGLKPEDLNQISEQIPDDYEILKIAGGLYENYQNLLRSLNLIDYDEMILAALQVLENQAVRQVWQNQVFAVFEDEAQDSTPLQSKLLRILARSSESISDDLETLNLVRVGDPNQAINSTFTPADPIYFRNFCNECERLQKLATMDQAGRSSCIIIDAANYMLSWVNRSKLAGNEQPFREQMIRLVGWNDPQPNANPPAYDRGLELCEPADIYQTVEWIVQRIVTIFNHEPKGKFAILIRENKQGEFISNVLNNPKSYNIKIPEDFKTKIRIYDASQQARNSKIPEEMLALLQFLDRPHSPDYLKLALKVLGDRNLIPNLDYNKIAIHPEEFLYPGPLDAPQSPEIRQCRYFCCQLLQARLELPPYQLISFLALSLRYERTELATADKLAERIGQKTFGSHSMGTILDVLNDIVSSERFEPVDIDEETSKESPYTRDGQLTLITMHKAKGLDWDYVFLPFLQESTIPGNLRVLPQTKFLGELTLSEVARAQIRAASHGQELIPDVVTAWEQAKDLKIAEEYRLLYVAMTRAKRFLWMSASRFAPYTWHKPENQQEQKPCPVFIALKQQFPQHFLEKY; from the coding sequence ATGACAGACGATTTTGACCTGGATCAAGTTTCCTCCTCCGATTCTATATCAACCCCAGAAACGGAATTGACGGTTTCTGATGGCACAACAACGAATTCTTTAGAAAATATTGAGAAAGTTCGTGCTTTTCGATCCGAAAAAATTAAAGAAATTTATCAAAGTTTACGTCCTGGTCAACAACAAATGGCGGATTGGAATGGAGGGCCATTAGCGATTTCTGCGGTTCCGGGTGCGGGAAAATCAACAGGAATGGCGGTTGCTGCTGCTTTAGCGATCGCTCATTATCAACTCCACGCTCGTCATCAATTAGTGATTGTCACATTTACCCGTTCAGCCGCTGCTAATATTCGGGCTAAAATTATAGAAAAACTCAAAGAACTTAAATTACCTTTAGGCGGATTTGTTGTTCATACTTTGCATGGTTTAGCTCTCAATATTGCCTTAAGGCATCCTGAATTATCGGGATTAAATTTAGAGAATGTTACTTTAATTTTACCCACTCCCAGTAATCGCATTACTCGCACCTGTGTTGAACAGTGGATTGCTGCAAATCCTCGTCATTATCAACGCTTAATTGAGGGAGTTCAATTTGATGGAGAAGAAACAGAACGCTTAAGGAGGCAATCAGTTTTACGAACAGAAATTTTACCGAATTTGGCTTGGAAAGTGATTCAAGAAGCGAAAAGTTCAGGGTTAAAACCGGAAGATTTAAACCAAATTAGCGAACAAATTCCTGATGATTATGAGATTTTAAAAATTGCTGGGGGGTTATATGAAAATTATCAAAATTTATTGCGATCGCTGAATTTAATTGATTATGATGAAATGATTTTAGCTGCCTTGCAAGTCTTAGAAAATCAAGCAGTGCGTCAAGTTTGGCAAAATCAAGTATTTGCTGTGTTTGAAGATGAAGCTCAAGATTCTACGCCTCTGCAAAGTAAACTCTTGAGAATTTTAGCCCGGTCTTCTGAGTCAATTAGTGATGATTTAGAGACTTTAAATTTAGTTCGAGTCGGTGATCCTAATCAAGCGATTAACTCAACTTTTACTCCTGCTGATCCCATTTATTTTCGGAATTTTTGTAATGAATGTGAACGGTTACAAAAATTAGCGACAATGGATCAGGCAGGAAGAAGTAGCTGCATTATTATTGATGCGGCTAATTATATGTTATCGTGGGTCAATCGCTCCAAATTAGCAGGAAATGAACAACCTTTTCGAGAGCAAATGATTCGGTTAGTGGGATGGAATGACCCTCAACCCAATGCAAATCCACCCGCTTATGATCGAGGCTTAGAACTGTGTGAACCTGCGGATATTTATCAAACCGTTGAGTGGATTGTGCAACGGATTGTAACAATTTTTAATCATGAGCCTAAAGGAAAATTTGCTATTTTAATTCGAGAAAATAAACAAGGAGAGTTTATTTCTAACGTTTTAAATAACCCCAAATCATACAATATTAAGATACCCGAAGATTTTAAAACTAAAATCCGCATTTATGATGCGTCTCAACAGGCACGAAATTCTAAAATTCCTGAAGAGATGTTAGCCTTATTACAATTTTTAGATCGGCCCCATTCACCGGATTATTTAAAATTAGCGTTAAAAGTCTTAGGCGATCGCAATTTAATTCCGAATTTAGATTATAATAAAATAGCAATTCATCCTGAAGAATTTCTTTATCCTGGCCCACTGGATGCGCCTCAGTCTCCAGAAATTCGTCAATGTCGTTATTTTTGTTGTCAATTATTGCAAGCGCGTTTAGAACTTCCTCCCTATCAATTAATCTCTTTTTTAGCCTTATCCCTGCGCTATGAACGAACGGAATTAGCAACAGCCGATAAATTAGCTGAACGCATTGGTCAAAAAACTTTTGGTAGCCATTCTATGGGAACTATTTTAGATGTTTTAAACGATATTGTCAGTTCAGAACGATTTGAACCCGTTGATATTGATGAAGAAACTTCTAAAGAAAGTCCCTACACCCGTGACGGTCAATTAACTTTAATTACCATGCACAAAGCCAAAGGATTAGATTGGGATTATGTGTTTCTTCCCTTTTTACAAGAGTCTACTATTCCGGGGAATTTACGAGTTTTACCGCAAACGAAATTTCTAGGAGAATTAACCCTTTCTGAAGTCGCTCGTGCTCAAATTCGAGCCGCATCTCACGGACAAGAATTAATTCCTGATGTTGTTACCGCTTGGGAACAAGCCAAGGATTTAAAAATTGCCGAAGAATATCGCTTACTCTACGTCGCCATGACCAGAGCTAAACGTTTTTTATGGATGTCTGCGTCTCGTTTTGCTCCCTACACTTGGCATAAACCCGAAAATCAGCAAGAACAAAAACCCTGTCCGGTTTTTATTGCTTTAAAACAACAATTTCCTCAACATTTTTTAGAGAAATATTAA